AAACTCTGTCGCCGTCAAGTTTGACAAGCCACTGTATAAAAGACTAGAGTCGTGAGCGTCTATGCGCCGGTCCGTCCCTCTCCCGCACAGCATTTCCCATCCGCCGTCttcatatatacatacgCACATACATTACTACTTAAATATTCTCATCACTCAATCGATAATGCATTTTTTGCTGCTCTCTGCGCTTTGCTCATCTCATCGCCTTGTTCGAAGAtcaaatatgaaaaaaaaaaaaaaaaaacagccttgaaaaagtttCGCTATTTGGCCCGTGCAAAGCACGCTGGAAACCACCGACATCGTCACACAGATAGCATGGTCACGTACGCCGGTAAACTGGTCCTGGCGCCAATGGTGAGAGCTGGCGAACTTCCCACCAGACTGATGGCGCTCGCTCACGGCGCAGACCTCGTCTGGTCTCCGGAAATCGTCGACAAAAAACTACTTCAGTGCACTAGAAGGGAAAACACCACCTTGCAAACTGTCGACTACGTCGTGCCCTCCAAGGCCCAGGCAAGGCCCGAGACTCTCGTCTTCAGAACATACCCGAAACTGGAATCCTCACGGCTAATCTTCCAAATCGGCTCTGCCTCTCCGGCCCTCGCCATCCAGGCCGCTTTGAAAGTGATCAACGACGTCAACGGCATAGACATCAACGCAGGCTGCCCCAAACACTTCTCTATCCACTCCGGCATGGGATCTGCCCTCTTGCGCACCCCGGACACGCTGTGCCTCATCTTGCAAGAGCTGGTCAAGAACGTGGGCAAGCCCCACGGCAAACCCATCAGCGTGAAAATAAGACTCTTGGACACTGAACAAGACACTCTGCAGCTCGTCACACGCCTGTGTGCCACGGGCATCGCCAACCTCACAGTGCACTGCCGGAAAACAGAAATGAGAAACAGAGAGCAGCCCATCACGGATTACATCGCAGAGATCTACGAAATATGCCGCGCAAACAATGTGTCGTTGATCGTGAACGGCGCTATCCACGACCGTTCTCATTTCCATGACTTGCAAACCAACCATTGGGGCAACTCGAGCATCGGTGGCATGATTGCAGAGTGTGCAGAACGAAACCCCACTGTCTTTGACCACACCGCGCATGTTCCGGAACAAGTCCTGCCTTGGGTCGCCGCTTGCCGCGAGTTCATTCAATGGGCAACAAGGTTCGACAACCACATCGGCAACACAAAATACATGCTAAGCAGGATCGTGCCTGGGAAATCGAGGTTTTTCCAGTACTTTGCCCGCTGCAAGTCCCCAGGAGAAATCGAGTATGTGCTTAAGCAATTGAACGATGATGGCGACGCGCAGACAGATCCCTCAGAGTACCTGGAGAAGTGCAGAGCTCAAGAGAAGACCTCAAAGAACGCCAAacggaagaagaagcaacCGGACTCTCTGGGCGGCGACgtcaaaaagcaaaaggTCGTGCCCCTTCCCGCAGATGCATAATATATTCAAACCAAGAAGCAGTtcttgaggaaaaaaaaaatactcgattttcttttttttttgctttatATAGCGACTAAGTTAAATTACATTAATGttaatttatttattttttttttttctctttacTTTACATGGAATGGTCCGTTCAtttcagatttttcaacaatttttctttgtcatcGGTAGATAACATCTTGATAACTTCAGATAACCCATCAATGGCATTGTCGTGGTCGCTTCTGATCTTCTTAGCTAGATCTTGAGCAAACGATTCTAATTTCAAGCCCTTTAGTTTATCGTCGAGAGTCTTGTAGTTCTCCTCAATCCATGTTGCCACCTGTCTATCATTTTCATGATCCACTGAAGCTGGGTACCACGATCTGATCCTGGCAATCTTTTCCAATCTCGATGCTTCACTCACTTGGTTGCTCAATCTCTTGATCAAGTACTCTTCGTTCAACCTTCTTCTGAGTctccagaagaagaaacgaCGTGCTTCGGTCCACTCCAACTC
The Saccharomyces kudriavzevii IFO 1802 strain IFO1802 genome assembly, chromosome: 14 DNA segment above includes these coding regions:
- the SMM1 gene encoding tRNA-dihydrouridine(20) synthase (NAD(+)) (similar to Saccharomyces cerevisiae SMM1 (YNR015W); ancestral locus Anc_6.310) is translated as MVTYAGKLVLAPMVRAGELPTRLMALAHGADLVWSPEIVDKKLLQCTRRENTTLQTVDYVVPSKAQARPETLVFRTYPKLESSRLIFQIGSASPALAIQAALKVINDVNGIDINAGCPKHFSIHSGMGSALLRTPDTLCLILQELVKNVGKPHGKPISVKIRLLDTEQDTLQLVTRLCATGIANLTVHCRKTEMRNREQPITDYIAEIYEICRANNVSLIVNGAIHDRSHFHDLQTNHWGNSSIGGMIAECAERNPTVFDHTAHVPEQVLPWVAACREFIQWATRFDNHIGNTKYMLSRIVPGKSRFFQYFARCKSPGEIEYVLKQLNDDGDAQTDPSEYLEKCRAQEKTSKNAKRKKKQPDSLGGDVKKQKVVPLPADA